The Cryptococcus gattii WM276 chromosome B, complete sequence genome has a segment encoding these proteins:
- a CDS encoding Hypothetical Protein (Similar to TIGR gene model, INSD accession AAW41704.1), with translation MPSPKSPLSVLPANPIHSRHSHHKRVPRPLAPPGQRAPATTGAPAHATDVPETGMGMVPPPASPMRTLAEAYADAHTHLHPNPNPSPPAAQAFGERRSQTLPAKDTRERERERERDREKKPLFDWLTRKLTTAGRRPTIPEPSMSLKQPRSRTRLTSMPKPRALGLSGGREEKEVGRGESVARMSRADTFPSVSFSISSAANTLDRERRREANNPYPSLPLGQGVRGRHKQGYMDDATTMSTTLSGGYSGENDGASGSGYGTASRRSSRSGVLDGFEEGDSGRADDDASLRPFPPSVRASSPTFSSYRSISNSMLHHSAYRRTIYSVSSAGGVDEDNASYDGSEGDADENEHEAGDERSRQRRVSRDGSTSTKPTTCISFDSGPGVAHIAQGAHPSTSHTSASQHSLTQMGGGESIPYIHTSEASTPVFSTSPTSTSPASLPQQAHGLLQAPKHTNPHPGHNPHPSSPPDPNASTLTLASSHFALSQTPGAGGTGSRDHRPSSVITCPSVLTWAEPSSTPLSAAGGIDRERDRDRDRSAIGYPPSIQTMGHLSLYTPSISVSHRGGVKGIGGERGEGGRADRDASVRAVRRKGSWESYESRWSWRGAGAGAGPSNGGTSQMGGTMTNGERDKGTTVVNEGKELERVPESPSVVAVK, from the coding sequence ATGCCATCCCCCAAGTCGCCCCTGTCTGTCCTGCCTGCAAACCCCATCCACTCCAGACACAGCCACCACAAACGAGTACCACGCCCGCTCGCTCCGCCCGGGCAGCGGGCGCCAGCAACGACCGGCGCTCCGGCGCACGCCACAGATGTCCCAGAGACGGGTATGGGGATGGTACCACCGCCAGCTAGCCCAATGAGGACGCTCGCAGAGGCTTATGCCGACGCCCATACTCACCTACATCCTAACCCCAACCCTTCACCACCAGCCGCTCAAGCATTCGGAGAACGACGTTCTCAAACGCTTCCAGCCAAGGATACCAGAGAACGAGAAAGGGAACGGGAACGAGATAGAGAGAAGAAACCCCTGTTTGATTGGTTAACCCGCAAGCTCACCACGGCCGGTCGGCGTCCTACTATTCCAGAGCCTTCGATGTCGCTCAAGCAGCCCAGATCAAGAACGAGATTGACAAGTATGCCGAAACCCCGAGCCCTGGGACTTtctggaggaagagaggaaaaggaagtaggaagaggagaaagtGTAGCGAGAATGTCCAGGGCAGACACTTTTCCCAGCGTATCATTCTCAATTTCAAGTGCTGCAAACACGCTAGACCGTGAACGGCGACGGGAAGCCAATAACCCTTACCCTTCGCTTCCGCTTGGACAAGGCGTGAGGGGAAGGCATAAGCAGGGATATATGGACGATGCGACGACGATGAGCACGACATTGAGCGGTGGCTATAGCGGGGAAAATGATGGAGCCAGTGGTAGTGGATACGGGACTGCAAGTAGAAGGTCGAGCCGAAGTGGTGTTCTCGATGGGTTCGAAGAAGGTGATAGCGGCAGggcagatgatgatgcGAGTCTGAGACCGTTCCCACCTTCTGTTCGGGCGTCGTCGCCAACATTTTCTTCATACCGATCCATATCAAACTCAATGCTTCACCATTCAGCATATAGGCGAACAATTTATTCTGTCTCCTCTGCTGGAGGAGTGGATGAAGATAATGCAAGCTATGATGGCAGCGAGGGCGATGCGGATGAAAATGAACATGAAGCAGGCGATGAGAGGAGCAGGCAACGAAGAGTGAGTAGAGATGGATCGACCAGCACAAAACCCACAACGTGCATATCATTCGACTCTGGTCCTGGAGTCGCTCATATCGCCCAAGGGGCCCATCCGAGCACCTCTCATACATCTGCTTCGCAGCATTCGTTGACCCAGATGGGTGGTGGGGAAAGTATTCCGTATATCCATACTTCTGAAGCAAGCACCCCTGTATTTTCGACTTCTCCTACCTCTACATCGCCCGCAAGCCTTCCACAACAAGCCCATGGGTTGCTTCAAGCCCCAAAACATACAAACCCCCATCCCGGACACAATCCACATCCATCATCCCCGCCAGACCCCAACGCTTCCACTTTGACACTTGCGTCATCCCATTTTGCACTATCTCAGACCCCCGGCGCAGGAGGTACAGGGAGCAGAGATCATCGGCCATCAAGCGTAATAACGTGTCCGAGCGTTCTGACATGGGCCGAACCATCGTCCACCCCGCTCTCTGCTGCAGGCGGCATTGACCGCGAAAGAGATCGAGATCGAGACCGATCTGCAATCGGATACCCGCCTTCTATCCAGACTATGGGGCACCTCTCACTCTACACCCCTTCGATCTCAGTGTCTCATCGGGGGGGTGTAAAAGGTATCGGAGGGGAGCGCGGTGAGGGGGGAAGAGCCGACAGAGATGCAAGTGTGCGAGCGGTGAGGAGAAAAGGGAGTTGGGAGAGTTATGAGAGTCGATGGAGTTGGAGAGGCGCTGGCGCCGGCGCTGGACCGAGTAATGGGGGGACGTCCCAAATGGGAGGGACGATGACAAACGGGGAGAGGGACAAGGGCACAACAGTTGTAAATGAAGGGAAAGAATTGGAAAGGGTGCCTGAAAGTCCGTCTGTCGTAGCAGTGAAATAA